aaaaagaatacacacactcacacacacacacacacacacacacacacacacacacacacacacacaccccaccccgcccacacacacacacatatacacacccacacccacacacacacacacacacaaaaccaacaaaaaaaaacaaaacaaaaaacaacaaaaacaacaacacaattctattcaataaaagaagaagaaaaaaaaacaactgttaacAAACAATCATGGCATTTCAAAATATTCCTTGATACTGGAAGAgaaagcatacccagcatgcatactccCGAAAACagtatcgctgcctacatggcggggcaaaaacggtcatacacctaaaagcccactcatgtacatacgagtgaacgtgggggttgcagcccatgaacgaagaagaagaagaagaagaagaagaagaagaagaagaaaaagaaggcttTGTTATTGGGGGTGTGACGGCGTCATTCATTTGCAAGCAAAGCCATTTGacgaaactctttttttttgtttttgttttgttaatgctGATACTTAATTGTTTCatagaatgaacagataaatggaaTATTGACAACCTATTCCAActtccaatacacacacatgtctatctatctatctatctatctatctatctatctctgcatgaaaaccttttcctttcatttatgtgtgtgctatttgtaatagatgtagattagcaaggacagattggaagaataggcaatgcctaaaatcttaatccttgaataaaaacgttttgagttttgagttctgagttctctctatctatgatagatagatatatttagATGTACACCCACTCAACGcccggcttatatcagagattgccatgaacttacagttgggccaacagcaaagtgagaaatATATGACCAATAGTTTCTCCActacaatgggaattcatttacagctgagtcttttgtgaaggactttgactactaaaactaggaggcaacattgcactggttcttagtgctgcagccttttgggggccagctggcctttgggggtccatcccaacgccgactgtcctaaagccctcttggccgaaagagtggggatgtaacctgaaCGAAAGGCACTCTCCGCTAtgtgtgagtgatggcctagaggtaacgcgtccgcctaggaagcgagagaatttgagcgcggtggttcgaatcacggctcagccgccgatattttctcccactccactagaccttgagtggtggtctggacgctagtcattcggatgagacgataaaccgaggtcccgtgtgcagcatgcacttagcgcacgtaaaagaacccacggcaacaaaggggttgttccgggcaaaattctgtaggaaaatccacttcgataggaaaaacaaataaaagtgcacgcaggaaaaaatacaaaaaaatgggttgcgctgtggtatagcgacgcgctctccctggggagagcagcccgaattttacacagagaaatctgttgtgataaaaagaaatacaaatacaaatatagtcgaattcaagcccagatagttagGACTTGTCATCAgtttgctgttctgatagtcacagtcagacacgactgactctcacagacagacagacagacagacagacagagagacagacagacagccagccacacacataatatattctgtgtgtgtgtgtgtgtgtgtgtgtgtgtgtgtgtgtgtgtgtgtgtgtgtgtgtgtatacatgcataaaaagtagctcacatatacatacacgcaacaTATGCATTGCTGTCAGCAGTTGATATCAACTTCTCTCCCGTACCAGTTTCAAATTTTAATTTATTACAGCAAGAAAGACAATATAAGCGACATGCCCAGCGTCGTGTTTCACAATTATTCTTGCCTGTTGGGTTTTGCCATCCTGGTTGAGCAAGGCCTGCCTGTGGTCTTGGCATTGTCGTCACCACCTGAAGCAAATCTCGGTGAGTGTTGTTTTGTAGGACTCTTTTGTCACGATAGATTTCTCTGTAAGTTAtacatttcaaactgttctttattaaacattagctagttatgtgttaaatagtccagctggttgtttattgtaggtccccacacgaacctctttaaaaaaaaaagaagaaaatctacagaagtagtgcatacaatatttattttatttttatttatttgtttttatttttatttttattttttaaataaatattttattcgagtttaacatttaatacatacagacggacatacaaaaccaacatctgaaatcaacaatatttgccactgtgcaccacctaaactgcaaatcaggaaaacgacacaacactgtcttcatacagagaaaaaaacaaacaaaaaagtcacatgcactgtataaaacaagtaagtaaatgaaaggaaaaagaaaataaataaaagaacaaacgttacattcgtggttgtctttcctcctcctcgttgccttcaatcatttttatgtatgggtaccattttctagaaaatgctatggacatcatttccatcgagtgtatatatttttcggttttatatatgtttcttaggtctgttaggaagtactttatacatggtttgattttatttattctgcatttataaatgaaatgtttcgccactagaatgatattcatttattttatttatttattttttctaatcccgcttcccccgtcccgcctctcacacacacccttccaatattatgtttttttctttctccgatCACTGACACtcgccctctccattttagattctgtactctatctttttcacattctgttctctctctgtgtttgtctgtctgtctgtctgtctctcttcctttcttagtcccctcccccttgccccccctccttcccccccagcctcaaccgccccccttttcattcgaatatacagaaatgtcgatttctaattaatactaacaatcagcaggattcaaaagggtgttgatacaaatgtgtatctgaaaactggatgttaaaaccactcagtcagtcagtgtaaaagtctaccaggtgttaaaaccaccactggttattttaacggacagtctacaagcttcaaaacagataagtaatttttctgtgattctgattaataatttgtcatcacgttattgtgaTGAAttatctttgaattattagtaaattattgagagggctcaaaaaaaaaaaaaaaaaaaaaatcacttatctttgtgaggacaaagtgatatttctgtgtaattgactgataatttgttctcgcgttgttgtttaattattgaattattagtgaatcacagagagggcccaaaatgtgtagagcaccgggtaaaaaccacgctatgatgaccattgggttatgtaatgcccagtggacccacctcgagtggctggcaggctagcaggcaggattcaaaagggtgttgatacaaatgtgtatctgaaaactggatgttaaaaccactcagtcagtcagtgtaaaagtctaccaggtgttaaaaccaccactggttattttaacggacagtctacaagcttcaaaacagataagtaatttttctgtgattctgattaataatttgtcatcacgttattgtttaatctttgaattattattattattatttttttctcaaggcctgactaagcgcgttgggttacgctgctggtcaggcatctgcttggcagatgtggtgtagcgtatatggtttgtccgaacgcagtgacgcctccttgagcaactgaaactgaaactgaaactaacaatcatcattatgataggaatgataataatctaaataatgataaaaatggtatcatttattttcagtctaatattatcatcttagatgaacagactataaataaataaataaacgaatgaacgaagatttctctgtgtgtaattcgggctgctctctctctaggcagagcgcgtcgctacaccttttcttcctcttctgatTTTtcctctgcctgcaagtgtatttactttcctttcaaaatggatttttactacagaatttggctagggacaacccttttttgttgttgttgttgccatgggttcttgtacaTATGGGTtcttgagaacatatgtttattactcttgtttaatcaagtaatccgcgtgtgtggggtgggtgggggggtgggtgggtgcgggtgtgtgctgattatctggttgcggttttccgcaatttatctttattcttatctgtctattataatcaatgtgcagtatagtaggctatgtttataattatattatattcaaataatgtttcttcattctttctgtttttacattaagaatactagttattacctgcagtgtgtggatgtatgtatgaaacggtatatgtgatattttttttttacatttgtatcttcgtaatattcgtaaaagctgttgttgacttttacagttatggtccccatgttgtttacttgtctatgttgtgataatgcacctgaccaaatttctccagttggagattataaagttattcttatcttatcttatcttaactgcATGCTACAACCGGGacgttggtttatcgtctcatccgaatgactgactaagcgtccagacagATAACTACTCAAAGTCTAATGGCAGGGAAGaaaaatttaactctctccatacgaacggcgaaagagacgacgttaacagcgtttcatcccaatgaccatcatcaaaatattgcaagcgaaacgctcttatactgaagaggtgaatgttgacaaagaataccacctgcacaattctgacgacgaaagctaaaggttgggtcattcagacacccactggacatccgaggggtctgtgtagaggagaggagaagagaggactggccgtactgaatgagttaatacTGAAGaacgtgggattcgaacctgtgcgctcagattctctcgctcagTCCTAGGCGGGCGTGTTACCACCAGTCCTCCGTTCAACTTCGTGTTCTACATTGGGTGGTTGAAAAGTCTGGTTATAGTGACTTGATCTGGTTGTTGGTATAATTCTATACATAACCTTCAGTTTAATCAGAATCAGTcgaagagagtggaagacagtttttgactcacttgtgcaaacaaagtgagtctatgttttaacccggtgttcggttgtgtgtgtgtgtgtgtgtgtgtgtgtgtgtgtgtgtgtgtgtctgtgtgtccgtggtaaactttaacattgacattttctctgcaaatactttgtcagttgacaccaaatttggcttaaaaataggaaaaattcagttctttccagtcatcttgtttaaaacaatattgcacctctgggatgggcacaaaaaaataaaaaaaagaagcctaattatatgcaaactgcatttactgttatatttatattttttgtattctctaaacttggcactttgacctcttattctgacacaacaacaagaggagtcattattatcattttttgttcaaacaggaacttcttttgcaaagcatggaatttttatttattttggaaacgttttggtgcagatagtaaaaaaagggaaattactctgtaattaatgctaggggacttaatttatcacaagtgagtcttgaaggccttgcctctcttgttattgttgtttaaccCTTCAAaaaatttctcaaggcctgactaagcgcgttgggttacgctactggtcaggcatgataatctgcttggcagatgtggtgtagcgtatacggatttgtccgaacgcagtgacacctccttgaagaagctactgatactgataacgaTACAGATACCTTCAAAAATCCATCGAGGCAACGGTATGTTCGTTTTGTATTGTCCGTGTATTCTGTGTAGCATCTGCAGGTGTTAAAAGGCTATGCCAATCTTGAACAAAAAGCTAATTAATATTTTTGTGGtgtacacatttcttctgtcatttctgctgtctgtggcatgtcagatgatcggtataaggataaGCCCGGAGCTTCCATGTTTTTGGGTGGTGggagtgtttgggtttgttccaatgtacccatTCATTTACCCGTGTgttggcttaactcactcagtacagccagtcctctcttctcctctacacagacccctcggatgtccagtgggtgtctcaatggcccaacctttagcttccgtcgtcagaattgtggtattctttgtcaacattcacctcttcagtataagagccttaagcttgcaatattttgatgatggtattgggctgaaacgctgttaacgtcgtctctttcgccgttcgtatggagagagttaatcggtAGCATtatcagcattgacttgaagtcgtGCACCATTTGTAAATggtagagagagttaccacacttGACCGCTGTTTTATCCTCTACTCTATTAGGCCTCATtcattgtttttcgttgttgttgttgctctttttttcatTCCTGTCGAAGAAGAACATACTGGACTTTTTGAGTGGTGTGGGgaatacaatgagagagagagatgaaggagagagagagagagatgatggatagagagagagagagagatgaaggagagagagagagagagatgaaggagagagagagagagagagagagagagagacagagagagacagagagagacagaaatagggagttgaaggagagagagagagatgaaagagagagagagagagagatgaaggagagagagagagatgaaggagagagagagatagagagagagagatgaaggagagagagagagatagagagagagagagatgaaggagagagagagagaggggggagagagagagagagagaaatagggagttgaaggagagagagatagagagagagagctaaagagagagagaaagtgggagagaaagagagagctaaagagagagagaaagggagatgaagggaagagagagagagagagagagagagagagagagagaaatagggagatgaaggagagagagagagagagagagagagagagagagagataaagagagagagaaagggagatgaaggggagagagagagagagagagagagagagagagagagagagagagagatagggagatgaaggagagagagagagggaggggaaagagagagagacagagacagagagacagagagagagtgtgtgtgtgtgtgtggagggtgtgtgtgtgtgtgtgtgtgtttgtgtggagggtgtgtggtgtgtgtatttgtgtggaggagggtgtgtgtgtgtgtgtgtgagcgtggtgtTTTTATTGGACCAGTGTGACGGTGGGTGGACGGAGGAGAAGGacgttgtatttctttttgtaaatgaaataacatttggtggtggtggtggtgatgatgatgatgatgatgatgatgtgtgtgcgtgcgtgcgtgtgtatgtgtgtgtgcgcgtctgtgtgtgtgtgtgtgtgtgtgtgtgtgcgtgtgtgtgtgtgtgtgtgtgtgtgtgtgtgtgtgtgtgtgtgtgtgtgtgtgtgtgcgcgtgtgcgcgtctctctctctatctgtgtgtgtgtgtgtcgcagagaCAGAACCACCATTGACCATGTTGTTGTGGACCTGTCTGATGTTGACTGCCGTTCTGCTGCCTGCTTCTACGGAGCGaggtacagtgatgtgtgtgtgtgtgtgtgtgtgtgtgtgtgtgtgtgtgtgtgtgtgtgtgtgtgtgtgtgtgtgtgtgtgtgtgtgtgtgtgtgagtgtgtgtgtgtgtgtgtgtgtgtgtgtgtgtgtgtgtgcgtgcgtgcatgcgggcGCGCGGATATCAGTACCTAATATCGAGCCCTGGACACATAGTGGATGTTAATTAATTCACCGCCCCCATGACTGTGAAAGGCTTTGAGACCTTTAATTAAACaaacaagcagcagcaacaacaacaacaacaacaataataataataataacagcaataataataacagtatttatatagcgctgaaccttgtgcagtgacaaatctaagcgctttcacaccagtcatccacacgcatgcatcactctaaaactaagacaaagaggtagaggagggaggctatcttgtgaagaggtgggttttaaggccagatttagaaagagctgagtgcggagacctgacgaagcgaaagaggaagttcattccaaatacaaggtccagagacagagatagaacggcagtccaacagcggagtgtttgaatctgggtatgcgtaaacagagtggatccgaaaccgatcgtagagagcgagatggagtgtaaagagaagaaggcagccacagagataggaaggggcagatttgtaaatacatttataatatagagtgctgatcttctgtgagacagggagccaacaacaacaacaacaaaaaaaaccagttaCGTTCCATCAAATGGAAAATGTAAAACTAATGGACAGAAAATTATGCACcctcacctttctctgtctctttctctctcttttccccattttaattgtttaaaaaattaaaaattttttttttcaagtgttcaACTGCACGAAGGGAAGGAACCCTTGCAGCAGAAGTGACCTTCACAAGATCAGGATCATGGGAGTGCGCATGTGCTGCCCTCGTACCACCCACTTCCGCTTTGTCAACAACGACTGCAAATGCGTGGAGGGTTCCTTCAAaggtagctacacacacacacacacacacaacacaacacaacacaacacaacacacacacacacacacacacacacacacacacacacacacacacacacacacacacacacacacacacagagtctctttcTCTCGAGCTGTttctgcgaaaaaaaaaagtaaaagagcatgAAAAATATGCTCtctgtatcttgtctgtctgtctgtctctcataggttatgcctaaaatcttaatccttgaataaaaacattttcagttctgagttctctctctctccctcccccctccctctctctcaatctctctctgtctctctctctctgtctgtctctctttgtgtgtgtgtctccctctttgtcactctctctcagtctctctctttgtctctcaatctctgtctctctgtctgtctgtctgtctctccctccctgccccctctctcaatctctctctttgtctctctctctctcaatctctctctttgtctctctatctctctgtctctgtctgtctgtctttgtctgtctctgtctgtctgtgtctgtctctctctgtgtgtctgtctccctctttgtctctctctctctctcagtctctctctttcaatctctctctttgtctctctatctctgtctctgtctctctgtctgtctgtctctccctccctcccccctctctcaatctctctctttgtctctctctctctctctctctctcgtttctctccctctctctcagtctctctctttgtctctctgtctctctctctctctgtctctgtctgtcttgtctgtctctgtctgtctgtctctgtctctttctctctctgtgtgtgtctgtctccctctttgtctctctctctctcagtctctctctctcaatctctctctttgtctctcaatctctttctctctgtctgtctcttcctccctcctccctctctcaatctctctctcagtctctctctctcagtctctctctttgtctctcaatctctgtctgtctgtctgtctctcagtctctctctttgtctctctcaatctgtctgtctgtctcttatctctgtctctctctttgtctctctcgtttctctccctctctctcaatctctctctttgtctctctctctctctcaatctctgtctgtctgcctgtctgtctctcagtctctctctttgtctctctctctcaatgtctgtctgtctgtctgtctgtctctcagtctctctctttgtctctctctctcaatgtctgtctctgtctgtctgtctctcagtctctctctttgtctctctctctcaatctctgtctgtctgtctctctcttatctctgtctctctctttgtctctccctctctcgtttatCTTCGTTGCGTGTTGAACATGATGTGTGTTTCGTGTCCGCGCACTTATGTGCATTATATATAATAGCTCATTCTCCATAGCGGGCACCAGCGGCTTCATATCCTCGCCCCTGGGCCCCATCAGACTGCACGGTCCCTTCCGCGTGAGCAGCCGTCGTGTCTTCTCATCCAGATTGCCGGGCCACGCCGGCACAACGGTGCACGTGACCGCTCTGCAATCCGGTTCCCGTTTGCACtcaggtaaaaaacaacaacaacaacaaaaaacaaacaaaaacaacaacaccaaaaccaaaacaaaacaaaacaaaaaaacacacgacagACTGAGGAATTGTTCTTGTTCTGCAAcctgcatttatttattttattcagttgtttgtttattatttattcattgatctgTTTATTTCGTTAGTTCTGCTGTATTATcaaatggtttctctattgcaatggggacatcgtttacagcttagtcttttgtgtgaAGGACTGATGACTCGCaatctaggaggcaaaactgcactggctcttagtgctgcagccttgggggcaagttaGTTTATAATTTATATAAGCGCAGAGTTCACTCATGTGACGGGTGATTAACCATAATTATACAGACTAAGGAAATACTGCTGATATTATAATATATCATTTGAGATACATACAagtacatgtttgttgttgtttttttcgcaacATTTTCTTCCTGATAGTAACAATGCACAACCCCCTGATGGAATTTGAAAGTCAATAATGATCTTCAATTTTTCTTCTGTGGCCAAAGAACAGAAACAGCAATAAAATAATTGTGTAGaatatgtgacacacacacacacacacacacacacacacacacacacaaccaccgccAGGCCCGAGTGCTTAGCAGCTGTGGGAGGTTGTGGGTTCGATCCTATAGCCATAGGCACCACTGTAGTTGCATTTCCATTGGCCATTTTTTAGAGATAGCTCGAACTTGTTTCAGAAAAGCTTTTCTtaactcagtacagccagtcctctcttctcctctacacagacccctcgtgattcgaacccgggaccctcaaattgaaagtccaacgctttaactcactcagtacggccagtcctctcttctcctctacacagacccctcggatgtccagtgggtgtctcaatgacccaacctttagcttccgtcgtcagaattgtggtattctttgtcaacattcacctcttcagtataagagccttccgcttgcaatattttgatggtggtaattggggtgaaacgctgttaacgtcgtctctttcgccgttcgtatggagagagttaacccactcagtacggccagtcctctcttctcctctacacagacccctcggatgtccagtgggtgtctgaatgacccaaccttcagcttccgtcgtcagaactgtggtattctttgtcaacattcacctcttcagtataagagccttccgcttgcaatattttgatgatggtaattggggtgaaacgctgttaacgtcgtctctttcgccgttcgtatggagagagttaaccctctcAACGGA
This portion of the Babylonia areolata isolate BAREFJ2019XMU chromosome 16, ASM4173473v1, whole genome shotgun sequence genome encodes:
- the LOC143290926 gene encoding uncharacterized protein LOC143290926, translating into MLLWTCLMLTAVLLPASTERVFNCTKGRNPCSRSDLHKIRIMGVRMCCPRTTHFRFVNNDCKCVEGSFKAGTSGFISSPLGPIRLHGPFRVSSRRVFSSRLPGHAGTTVHVTALQSGSRLHSGLTDWWRRTSHLWNNVTSFLLKQGVHDPRVILRERVNVTTATVAREQPPMHTSPPPPPPPAETPPPPPPSPPPPPPPPPTVRDPVARRRIDP